The Alteromonas mediterranea DE genome contains the following window.
GGGTAATGTCTATAGCCCTGCATAGGCTTTGGTGGTTGTTTAATTAAGCCTTTGCGTTCATAAAAGCGAATTGTTTCGACATTTACACTCAGTTCTTTAGCCAACATACTTATGGTTCGTTTAGACACGTTATCAATTACCTTACTGACTTTTTGTTTACTTACTTTATATCTAATTAAAGTGACCATCAATGAATACCAGTTTAAACATCGCTAATTGATTTTGTTTTTTCTTCTATTAAATAAGTAAAGTTACCGTTGTTACAACAATATTAAACCACAACAATGTATGGTTTATCCTTTTTCATTATCAAAGTCCAAATTAGTGTTATTACATGCAGTTCTACATGAGTACACCCTAAAGATACTGTTAATATATCACAGGCAATTACGTAATGACACCACTTAAATAAACCTATATGATATGACACCATCTAAATAGACCTAATTAGGCAAAAATGTTCATAAGAGCATATTTACGAGCATCAACTTCTGAGCAAGATGCAAATAGAGCAAAAAGCTCATTAAAAAAATTCGTTTCTGGCTTCAGCAAACGAATTGCTTCTTTTTATATAGAAAATAAATCTGGTAATTCTTTAGATAGACCAGAGCTAATTCGTTTATTGGATGAATCAGAGTCCGGTGATGTTTTGTTAGTTGAATCAATCGATCGTTTAACAAGGCTAAGCCCTGATGATTGGAAAACTCTTGTAGCCTCAATAAATGAAAAAGGAATTAGTGTTGTTAGTTTAGATCTACCAACCAGTCATTTAACATTTGGCAGTTTTCCAAGTGATGATTTTATGAGATCAATACTTAGTGCTATTAATAATATGCTGTTAGAAATATTAGCGGCCAGTGCATATAAAGAATATCGAGAACGTGAACGTAAGCAAAAAGAAGGTATTGTAAAAGCACAGCAAAAGGGACTTTATCACGGTCGTCAGCCTGATTTAGAGGCTCATGATAGGATTGCCTCGTTTACTGAAGCTGGATTTAGTATTAATAAAACGGCTGAAGCAGTTGGAGTTAGTCGAAGTACGGTAATTAGAGTTAGAAAAAAGCTTAAAAACTTAGACTAAGGTTAATTTCGAGGGGATGGGCGCAAAACCCCTTAGAGCAACCTGTCGGACCTAATTGCATCGTGATTTGAATTTGACAGGTTGAGTCCAGACTAATCCAGCTAAGAACATAAGTCTCGGAGCTAATCTAGCTTCTCTCGCTTTTTGAATTCTAGAACGTTGCCTGTTGCCCCCGTTGTTTCCACATCGATCATTAACTCAATATGGGGTTCTAGGGATTTTCCCCTCTAAAAAGACTTAATCCTCTGTAGACCACACCAATAAATGGCTGCGGAGGTGGGTTACTACTTATAAGTGTGGCAAATTAGGTAAATATCGTACATTTAATACGGAACAGCCCTGATATGGCCATCAAAAACGAAATTACTATTCTCACGAGAGCAGAACAGGCAGATCTTTATTCCCCACCCATTTTTTCAATCGAAGAACAACGTCTGTACTTTTCTCTGAACGATGCGGAATTGGCAGTTTTTCGGTCAATTCGTCTCAGAGCTCATAGATGTTACTTTGTCGCGATTTTGGGATACTTCAAATCAAAGCCCGTCATCCTAGATATCGCTTACTCGCAGGTTTCTAAGGATTTAATGTTCATCAGTAAAGAGTAAGCGATCATTTTAGACTGTCTTTTCCCTGCGGTGCTACTCCGTAAAATAGCCTCCGTAGATTTTACTAACGGAGACTTTACTGATGGCAACAAAAAGACGTACACGTGAGCAATGGCAAAGATTGGTTGACAAGCAAGCAGCAAGCGAGCTGACAGTCAGTGAATTTTGTGCACAGCATGCGTTAACAGTATCAAATTTTTATCTGTGGCGTAAAAAGCTGAGCGATGATAGTCAACCGTTTGCGCAGCAGGATAACTGGCTTGCTTTTGATATGCCAGCGAGCGGAAACCAGAGTATAGATTCAGCGTGGGAGATAGAACTGGTATTACCCGGTGGTGTGGTGCTGCGGATGAACCGAGCCGTCTGATGTTACCCTTATCTAATGGGCGTATTTGGTTGTACACCGGCAATGCCGATATGCGCAAACAGTTTGATGGGTTGGCAGCGCTGGTACAGAGCAAGTTGGGCATGCAGGCGCATTGTGGTGACTGGTTTGTGTTTATCAATAAACGCCGCACCCAGCTAAAGGTATTGTATTACCATCAGGGCGGTTATTGTTTGTGGAGCAAACGTCTAGAAAGAGGTACCTTCGCCAAAGTCACTGACGGCACAGCAAAAACACCATTAAACAGCGCTCAGTTACAGTGTTTGATTGATGGGATTTACTGGCAAAAAGACAAACAAAACAGGCGATTTAATTAACTGATTTTGTTATAATTTAGCCCATGAAAACACGCTCTATTAGTCACCTTTCACCGTCTGAAATTGAGGCTGCCTTTGCTCATCAAGCCGATGAAATTGCGCAACTCAAGCAGCAACTCGACTGGCTTAAACGTCAGTTGTTCGGGCGTAAGTCTGAAAAGGTGTTAGCGGATAATCCGGCGCAGAGCAGTTTGTTTGATGAGGGGGAAACCCTCACCTTACCGGCAGAAACAAAACCGGTGAAGGCACATACTCGTTCCTCACAAAAGCAACGTCGCGACTCGGATTTGAATGATGAAGGCCTGCGTTTTGATGAGACAGTGCCGCAACAGATTATTGATATACCTGCGCCAGAATTACAGGGGGCGGATGCCGACCAGTATGAATTAGTGGATACCAAAGAAACCTGTCGCTTAGCACAACAGCCTGGCAGTTATGTGGTATTGAGATTCCGTCGACAGGTCGTGCGTCATAAAACCACGCAAACCATTAAGGAGACGCCTGCCCCCACCAATGTGCTGGAAGGCTGTTACTGCGATGTCTCACTGCTCGCCGGACTGATGGTTGATAAAGCGGTGTATCACTTACCGCTTCACCGCCAACATCAACGGATGCTGGATAGCGGTATTACCCTTAGCCGGGCCACCTTAATCAACTGGATACAAAAAGGCATTGAGCTGCTTCGACCCATCGCCAAAGCCCAGTGGCAACACATTCTGCAAAGTAAAATACTGGCCATGGATGAAGTGCCCATTAAAGCAGGTCGCACTAAAGGCGCTGGCCGAAAACCCGGACACATGAAACAAACCTACTTCTGGCCCCTGTACGGTGACAGTGATGAAGTGGCGTTTACTTGGAGTAACAGCCGGGGTATGTTGCATGCCCAAGCACAGTTACAGGACTTTACCGGTACCTTGCTCACCGATGGCTATGCCGCTTACACCAAAACGGTAGCGCAGATAAACCAACAAGAACAACAGATTGTGCACGCAGCCTGTTGGGTACACATGCGCAGGGGCTTTGAAAAAGCCCTCGACAGTGAGCCGCAAGCCGCACAGCAGGCACTGGATATTATCGCTGCGCTCTACCGACATGAAAAACACATCAGGCATAAACAATTAGACCTAGCCGATATCCATGCTTACCGGCAACAACACAGCGAGCCACTCGTTACCGACTTCTTCCGGTGGGTCTATCAACAGCGACAACGCACTGATTTACTGCCCAAATCTCCCTTCGCCAAGGCACTCCATTATGCGCATGAGCGAGAAAGCCAACTCAAAGTGTTCCTGGGTAACCCCGCCTTACCCATGGATACCAATCATCTTGAGCGGGCACTGCGTGTTATTCCCATGGGGAGAAAAAACTATTTGTTCTGCTGGTCTGAACTTGGCGCTGAACAACTGGGCATACTGCAAAGCCTGATGGTGACTTGCCGCCTGCAAGGCGTTAATCCCTACCATTATCTGGTGGATGTATTACAACGCGTGGCATTACATCCGGCCAGGGACGTAATCGACCTCACGCCGCGGCTCTGGAAACAAAAATACAATCAAAACAGGTTAGTCAGCGATGTCAAAATACTCACTTCCCAACACTAAAATCTCAGCCACAATTATGGAGTTCGGTAAAGGAGTGTTAAATGCACTCCCTGCTGATTACAGCCAGGCAGAAATGGAAGATGCTATGCTGACGATAATAACCGTGTGGAATGCCATCGTACTGGACACTTGGCACAACACAGACAAAAATGAAAAAATGGTGCTTGATGCACTCTCTCAAGCGCCTAAAGAAGGACAACTTCAAGTAAAACGATTGATAAAAAGAAAGAAGACCAAGTTTAGCGATGATATCCGCGCGGTTGGAGATCACTGGATAAGAGAAGAGCAAGGGGACTTTATCTTCGGCTGTGAAGCACGGTTAGATATAGAACGCACCTCCTTAAACGAAGATAGCCTCAAACACTAAACGAATCACAACGGTCTATATTGATCGCTTACAGTAAAGAGCTGCTTGGCGGCAAGGGGCTCAGACCATTCACTCCCTCACAAAAACAAAAAGATCGACTCTACGCAAAAGTATTAGACCTTGCTGGTTATCACAAATGGGACGAAAGTCAGCACTTCAATTCTCTTTTCGACCACCTTGTTCAGGTGGGCAATGCCTGGCTGGAGCCGCGTTACCTCTTTGATACTGCTATTGAATTCCTAACCAGTCACAGCATTGCTATCCCTAGGTACACCGTACTCCAGAGACTGATAAGCAGAGCGATGCAGCAGGTCAGAAAAGACCTGGCGCACCAACTTAATCAACTCACCAGTCCTGAACTTCACGTCTTTCTGGACAGCATAACAGCCATTGATGACGGACTAAGCCTGAACCAGCTCAGAGGCGGTGCAAAAAGTCTGACCGTACCTGAACTTAAAAAAGAGCTTGCCCTTTATCATCAGTTAGCGCCATGGCGCACGCAAATCAATGGCGTTATCGATGGGCTTAATCTGTCTCTTAAAAATCGACAACACTTCGGTGAGCTCATCAACTATTACGGCAGTAAACTCAAACGATTCAAACGCGCACAGCAGCATCTATGGTTGCTATGTCACCTGACAGAGCGGATACAACTGGCACTGGAACGGTTAACTGATGGGTTCATTTACCATATCCGCAAGCAACAAGAAGCTGCCAACACCTTTGCACAACAAGCAGTGTTCCTGTCCTGGCAGTCAGCCGCGGACAATGTCACAAAAGCGGCAGAGTTACTGCATCTGTTTGTGGATGAGAACATTGATGATAATCAACCCTTCTCAGTAGTCAGACAACAGGCATTGAAGGTCATGAATGACAGGGATATCCAGACGCTCTGCCTTTACCTGAAAAAACAGAAACGGACCGTGGAAGAGTACCAGTGGCAACATTACGATGAACAATGCAATCTCCTGGAGCAACTGTTAAGGCAGGTGTTTTTGTGCCTTGAATGTGAGGCCGGTAAAGGCTCAGAAGCCGTCGTCGCCCAACTTCAACAGATGCAGACGGAAATCGCATTCGGTGGACCACTGAAGACGATGGATACGTCGCTCATCCCGAAAAAGCACCTCCCATGGTTGGTTAAACAGGATAACGTTAACCCGCAACGTTACGAATGGCTGCTCTANCNGCAGNTAAACCCACGACTGAATGGACGCATTTATTTCACGACTGATGACGCATTATTGCAAATGTACTAATACGCGCACTGAGACGACTGATCCCCAGACATCGCAGGATACCTTGCTGCCTCATCAACACTGGACAGACTAAAACAGCCCGCAGAGTTATTGTTACAGGAGAAACAACACCGGCTGGAAAGTGCACTCAAAGACGTTGCTCTCCATATTGATGAGGGAGACAATCGAAATGTGATCATGAAAAATCGTACCGGTACCCGCTGGCGTCTGCCGACCAAAAGCGCTACATCTCTGGTCAACAATCCCTTTTTTAAGCGAATGCAACCGGTCGGTATCGCGGATGTACTGCGGTATGTAGAGCGCGAAACCGGGTTCATGAAATGTCTGACTCATGTACTTCCGATACAAAAACAAGGGTTCACTCATCAGGATGATTTACTGGCCATTCTGATTGCCAACGCCACTCACCGTGGTGTGTATGGCATGGCGCAGATCTCCGATCGAAGCTATGAACACCTGAGTACGGTGCAGGCCAACTATATCTGCAGCAGATGTCGATTAAGCTCTTGGCCCAAGCGGAAGCCATCTTGGACGCTTACGATCTCCACTCCTTCATGCTTGGAGGCCCAATCTTTCGCCGTCACGGCCGATGCAAAGAAATGGACGTGGCAACAGAATGACCGACGAATGTCCGCTGTTTCCTGCGGCAGTACCAACGACACTGCGGCGTCGGTCGGTGCGATATCCCGGATTTCGTTCGGCGAAACCGTGAGGGAAACTGGCGCCCCGGTTGCAGCGCAATGCGACGTCACGCGCGCCGTCTGGCCGATGAGGGCCGGAAGCATCAGAGTGTCCAGTGCGCACCAAGCGTATAGACGGCGGCCGTCAATCTCAAAGATATGCGAAGTCTCGCGCAAGGTGAGGACATAACCAACAATATTCCCATCACTATCGTACTCGGTACTAGTCGTCCGTTCGAGTACCGCATTCACTTGCTGAGCAGGCCAGTCGAGAGACTTGGCAAGCGTCGTTCGTGAAACTGGACGCCCCTTGGCAAGCTCACGCAGCAGCACGACGAACAGTTCCCCGAAGCCTTGGGGCTGATTGGCTGGCGTCAGACTTTCTGCAATCTTGGTGAGGTAGCGGGTATGTTTCATACTAATTTTCATACTAATTTCCTTTAAGAATGGTTAAGTTTGATTGTTACAAACGTGCGTGAATATAAACTCGGTACCACGGTACTGAGTCAA
Protein-coding sequences here:
- the tnpC gene encoding IS66 family transposase: MKTRSISHLSPSEIEAAFAHQADEIAQLKQQLDWLKRQLFGRKSEKVLADNPAQSSLFDEGETLTLPAETKPVKAHTRSSQKQRRDSDLNDEGLRFDETVPQQIIDIPAPELQGADADQYELVDTKETCRLAQQPGSYVVLRFRRQVVRHKTTQTIKETPAPTNVLEGCYCDVSLLAGLMVDKAVYHLPLHRQHQRMLDSGITLSRATLINWIQKGIELLRPIAKAQWQHILQSKILAMDEVPIKAGRTKGAGRKPGHMKQTYFWPLYGDSDEVAFTWSNSRGMLHAQAQLQDFTGTLLTDGYAAYTKTVAQINQQEQQIVHAACWVHMRRGFEKALDSEPQAAQQALDIIAALYRHEKHIRHKQLDLADIHAYRQQHSEPLVTDFFRWVYQQRQRTDLLPKSPFAKALHYAHERESQLKVFLGNPALPMDTNHLERALRVIPMGRKNYLFCWSELGAEQLGILQSLMVTCRLQGVNPYHYLVDVLQRVALHPARDVIDLTPRLWKQKYNQNRLVSDVKILTSQH
- the merB gene encoding organomercurial lyase MerB encodes the protein MKISMKHTRYLTKIAESLTPANQPQGFGELFVVLLRELAKGRPVSRTTLAKSLDWPAQQVNAVLERTTSTEYDSDGNIVGYVLTLRETSHIFEIDGRRLYAWCALDTLMLPALIGQTARVTSHCAATGAPVSLTVSPNEIRDIAPTDAAVSLVLPQETADIRRSFCCHVHFFASAVTAKDWASKHEGVEIVSVQDGFRLGQELNRHLLQI
- the tnpB gene encoding IS66 family insertion sequence element accessory protein TnpB (TnpB, as the term is used for proteins encoded by IS66 family insertion elements, is considered an accessory protein, since TnpC, encoded by a neighboring gene, is a DDE family transposase.), producing the protein MLPLSNGRIWLYTGNADMRKQFDGLAALVQSKLGMQAHCGDWFVFINKRRTQLKVLYYHQGGYCLWSKRLERGTFAKVTDGTAKTPLNSAQLQCLIDGIYWQKDKQNRRFN
- a CDS encoding recombinase family protein, producing the protein MFIRAYLRASTSEQDANRAKSSLKKFVSGFSKRIASFYIENKSGNSLDRPELIRLLDESESGDVLLVESIDRLTRLSPDDWKTLVASINEKGISVVSLDLPTSHLTFGSFPSDDFMRSILSAINNMLLEILAASAYKEYRERERKQKEGIVKAQQKGLYHGRQPDLEAHDRIASFTEAGFSINKTAEAVGVSRSTVIRVRKKLKNLD
- the tnpA gene encoding IS66 family insertion sequence element accessory protein TnpA gives rise to the protein MATKRRTREQWQRLVDKQAASELTVSEFCAQHALTVSNFYLWRKKLSDDSQPFAQQDNWLAFDMPASGNQSIDSAWEIELVLPGGVVLRMNRAV